Proteins encoded by one window of Pseudanabaenaceae cyanobacterium SKYG29:
- a CDS encoding YifB family Mg chelatase-like AAA ATPase: MLAKVASATIVGIDAVEVGVEVDISAGLPGMAVVGLPDTAVQESKERVKAAIKNTGYVFPLRKIVVNLTPADLRKEGPSFDLPISLGVLAATEQVQVPADLLFLGELSLDGSLRGVSGVLPIAATARQLGKRGVVVPKDNWAEAKVVGEIAVYAFSHLGEVLQFLQDPASYQEPIYQQPEQAVVNTPSYDLREVKGQSHARRALEIAAAGGHNLIFVGPPGAGKTLLARCLPSILPPMTPEEALETTRIYSVAGLLQGKGLITDRPFRSPHHSASGPSLVGGGSFPRPGEISLASNGVLFLDELTEFKRDVLDFLRQPLEDGFVTISRTKQSVVFPAKFMLVASTNPCPCGYWGDPVQPCTCSPKQREQYWARLSGPLMDRIDLQVLVTRLKPEEITSSTTGEPSAVVRERVTQARQWQQERFAQESSVRCNAQMQTRHLREFCQLDDRSRSLLEGAIRRLGLSARASDRVLKVARTIADLDHSPFIQAHHVAEAIQYRTLDRFSS; this comes from the coding sequence ATGCTTGCTAAGGTTGCCAGTGCCACGATCGTGGGGATTGATGCGGTGGAAGTGGGAGTAGAGGTGGATATATCGGCGGGATTGCCAGGGATGGCAGTGGTGGGGTTGCCGGATACAGCAGTGCAGGAGAGCAAAGAGCGGGTGAAAGCAGCCATCAAAAACACAGGCTATGTTTTTCCCCTGCGTAAAATTGTGGTCAATCTCACACCCGCTGACCTGCGTAAGGAGGGGCCCAGTTTTGACCTGCCCATCAGTTTGGGAGTCCTAGCGGCAACGGAGCAAGTACAAGTACCCGCCGACCTCTTGTTTTTAGGGGAGCTGTCTTTAGATGGCAGTTTGCGGGGTGTCAGTGGTGTATTGCCAATCGCGGCTACCGCCAGACAACTAGGGAAACGGGGTGTAGTTGTGCCAAAGGACAACTGGGCAGAGGCAAAGGTAGTAGGAGAAATAGCCGTCTATGCCTTTTCCCACCTGGGAGAGGTGTTGCAATTCCTCCAAGACCCTGCCAGTTATCAAGAGCCAATTTATCAGCAGCCAGAACAAGCTGTGGTGAATACTCCCAGCTACGACTTGCGGGAGGTAAAGGGACAGAGCCATGCCCGTCGCGCTCTAGAAATTGCCGCTGCCGGGGGACACAATTTGATCTTTGTCGGACCGCCAGGAGCAGGCAAGACTTTGCTAGCCCGTTGTTTACCTTCTATTCTCCCCCCCATGACACCAGAAGAGGCATTGGAGACAACCCGCATTTACTCAGTGGCAGGACTATTGCAGGGAAAGGGCTTGATTACCGATCGACCTTTTCGTAGTCCCCATCATTCCGCATCGGGTCCGTCGTTGGTGGGGGGTGGCAGTTTTCCCCGACCGGGGGAGATTTCTCTGGCTAGCAATGGGGTGTTGTTTTTGGATGAACTGACCGAATTTAAGCGAGATGTGTTGGATTTTTTGCGCCAGCCCCTAGAGGATGGGTTTGTCACTATCTCCCGCACCAAGCAATCAGTGGTGTTCCCGGCTAAGTTTATGCTGGTGGCAAGCACTAACCCCTGTCCCTGCGGCTATTGGGGTGACCCCGTCCAACCCTGTACCTGCAGTCCCAAACAGAGGGAGCAATACTGGGCACGTCTTTCCGGTCCCCTGATGGACCGCATTGATTTGCAAGTCCTAGTTACCCGCCTCAAACCAGAAGAAATTACCTCTAGCACCACAGGGGAACCCTCAGCAGTAGTCAGAGAGCGTGTTACCCAAGCTAGACAGTGGCAACAGGAACGTTTTGCCCAGGAGAGTTCTGTTCGTTGTAATGCCCAGATGCAGACCCGCCACCTGCGGGAGTTTTGCCAGCTAGATGATCGCAGTCGTTCTCTTTTGGAAGGAGCAATTCGGCGGTTGGGACTATCCGCCCGCGCCAGTGACCGCGTGTTAAAGGTAGCCAGAACGATCGCTGACCTTGACCATTCCCCCTTTATCCAAGCCCATCATGTGGCAGAAGCAATTCAGTATCGCACCCTCGATCGTTTCAGCAGTTAA
- a CDS encoding aldo/keto reductase, with product MEYRELGKTGVKVSVLCLGTMTWGRQNTEAEGHAQMDYALDRGINFWDTAELYAIPPTADTYGKTETIIGTWFASRKKRDQVILATKIAGPGLSWIRNGEKYDRRNIFLAVEGSLKRLQTDYIDLYQLHWPNRGSYHFSRHWQYAPQFDRSEVEANMIEVLQALQDLIQQGKIRFIGLSNETAWGTMTYLHLAEKLNLPRVVSIQNEYSLLCRLFEPDLHEIAVTEKVGLLAWSPLATGMLTGKYLDGQRPPGSRWTLPGNMNSHRNTKQANSAVHAYKAVAAKHGLSLPQMALAFVRRQPFVTAAIIGATTMDQLRHNIDSIGVELSPDVLADIEAVRRDYPMPY from the coding sequence ATGGAATATCGGGAGTTAGGCAAGACAGGGGTCAAGGTTTCTGTACTCTGCCTGGGTACGATGACCTGGGGTAGGCAAAACACGGAAGCAGAAGGTCACGCCCAAATGGACTATGCCCTCGATCGGGGTATCAATTTTTGGGACACAGCCGAACTCTATGCCATTCCCCCCACCGCTGATACCTACGGCAAGACGGAAACTATCATTGGCACTTGGTTTGCCTCCCGCAAAAAACGAGACCAGGTGATTCTTGCCACCAAGATAGCAGGGCCAGGACTGAGTTGGATTCGCAACGGGGAAAAGTACGATCGGCGCAATATTTTCCTGGCAGTAGAAGGGAGTCTCAAACGCTTACAGACGGATTATATTGACCTCTATCAACTCCACTGGCCCAACCGCGGTAGCTATCACTTTAGCCGCCATTGGCAGTATGCCCCCCAATTCGATCGGTCGGAGGTGGAAGCCAACATGATCGAGGTGTTGCAGGCACTCCAAGATTTAATCCAGCAGGGCAAGATCAGATTTATTGGACTGTCTAATGAAACCGCCTGGGGAACCATGACTTACCTGCACCTGGCGGAAAAACTCAATCTACCCCGTGTAGTCTCCATTCAAAATGAGTACAGTCTCCTCTGCCGTTTGTTTGAGCCGGACTTACACGAAATTGCCGTAACGGAGAAGGTGGGGTTACTAGCTTGGTCACCTCTAGCAACGGGTATGCTCACAGGTAAATACTTGGATGGACAGCGACCGCCTGGCTCCCGCTGGACTTTACCGGGCAACATGAATTCCCATCGCAACACCAAGCAAGCCAACAGTGCTGTCCATGCCTACAAAGCAGTAGCGGCAAAACATGGTCTCAGTCTGCCCCAAATGGCACTGGCTTTTGTGCGGCGGCAACCTTTTGTTACAGCAGCCATCATTGGTGCTACCACTATGGATCAACTTCGCCACAACATTGATTCTATAGGAGTGGAACTCTCCCCCGATGTCCTAGCTGATATTGAAGCTGTCCGCCGTGATTACCCTATGCCCTACTAG
- a CDS encoding DUF2256 domain-containing protein: protein MSYKGNKSHLPQKICATCGKPFTWRKKWADCWEEVKYCSDRCRRHKPRSVNNS from the coding sequence ATGTCCTACAAAGGTAATAAGTCCCACCTACCCCAAAAAATCTGTGCTACCTGCGGCAAACCTTTCACCTGGCGCAAAAAATGGGCAGACTGCTGGGAGGAAGTAAAATACTGCAGCGATCGTTGTCGTCGCCACAAACCACGGTCTGTAAACAACTCTTAA
- the petG gene encoding cytochrome b6-f complex subunit PetG — MIEPILLGMVLGLIVITLGGLFFAAYQQYQRQPFSNK; from the coding sequence ATGATTGAGCCAATTTTGCTGGGAATGGTGCTGGGGCTGATTGTGATTACGCTGGGTGGATTGTTCTTTGCTGCCTATCAACAGTACCAACGCCAACCTTTTTCTAATAAATAA
- the rpsF gene encoding 30S ribosomal protein S6, producing MNRLYETMYIIRPDLPDPDVEAVINKYQTLLQENQQQGDYIIVQNRGKRRMEYKIKKHREGIYVQMNYSGPPTIVAALEKMMRIDENVLRFLTLSRELEDLADNEKPPALEVPTAQEVTPVAEPAEVS from the coding sequence ATGAATCGTCTGTACGAAACTATGTACATCATCCGTCCCGATCTGCCTGACCCAGATGTGGAGGCGGTAATTAACAAATATCAAACGCTCCTGCAGGAAAACCAACAGCAGGGGGACTACATTATCGTGCAAAATCGGGGCAAACGCCGCATGGAATACAAAATCAAAAAGCATCGGGAGGGGATTTATGTGCAGATGAACTACAGCGGTCCCCCCACGATCGTGGCTGCCTTGGAAAAGATGATGCGGATTGATGAAAATGTCCTGCGCTTCCTTACCCTAAGTAGAGAGTTGGAAGATTTAGCTGATAATGAGAAACCCCCTGCCTTGGAAGTTCCCACGGCCCAGGAAGTGACCCCAGTTGCTGAACCGGCGGAAGTTAGTTAG
- the mnmE gene encoding tRNA uridine-5-carboxymethylaminomethyl(34) synthesis GTPase MnmE translates to MLGADTIVAIVTALGSVGIVRLSGAQAVAIAQKVFRTKGKWESHRILYGQVVDPQSQTTVDEALVLYMAAPRSYTREDVVEFQCHGGTVIVQQILELCLRQGARLANPGEFTLRAFLNGRIDLAQAESIKDLVGAKSPHAAQLALAGLQGKLSQPLKQLRAKCLDILTEIEARLDFEEDLPPLDAEAIKTQIKGIKQQAALYLATKDRGELIRSGIKVAIVGRPNVGKSSLLNAWSRTDRAIVTDIPGTTRDIVDSQLVVEGIPITVLDTAGIRDTDDLVEQMGMERSRKVAQQADLVLLVIDVSVGWTPEDQKIYELVKEKPIVLIRNKTDLGEKDNIPALDILASVRTAVAQGEGIWELESTILKILNAQQIQAQNLDFAINQRQAECLYRVVESLERVEEAIHQGLPLDFWTIDLRAAIRAVGEITGEEITESLLEQIFSRFCIGK, encoded by the coding sequence GTGCTGGGGGCAGACACGATCGTTGCCATTGTTACTGCCCTTGGCAGTGTGGGGATTGTCCGTCTGTCAGGTGCGCAGGCAGTAGCGATCGCGCAAAAAGTCTTTCGCACTAAAGGCAAGTGGGAGAGCCATCGCATTCTCTACGGGCAGGTAGTTGACCCTCAGAGCCAAACAACAGTTGATGAAGCTCTAGTTTTATACATGGCAGCCCCCCGTTCCTACACGAGGGAGGATGTGGTGGAGTTTCAGTGCCATGGGGGGACAGTAATTGTCCAGCAAATTCTGGAACTTTGTCTGAGGCAGGGAGCACGCCTCGCTAATCCAGGCGAATTCACTTTGCGGGCATTTCTCAACGGACGGATTGACCTTGCCCAGGCAGAGAGCATCAAAGACCTAGTGGGAGCGAAATCCCCCCATGCCGCCCAGTTAGCCCTAGCGGGACTGCAGGGTAAACTCTCCCAACCCCTCAAACAACTGCGTGCCAAATGTCTAGACATCCTCACCGAGATAGAAGCCCGCCTGGACTTTGAAGAAGATTTGCCTCCCCTCGATGCAGAAGCAATCAAAACCCAGATAAAAGGCATCAAACAACAAGCTGCTCTCTATCTAGCTACGAAAGACAGGGGGGAACTGATTAGGTCAGGTATCAAAGTTGCCATTGTTGGTCGTCCTAATGTGGGCAAATCCAGTTTATTGAATGCTTGGAGTCGTACCGATCGGGCAATTGTGACAGACATTCCCGGCACTACCAGAGACATTGTGGATTCCCAGTTAGTGGTGGAAGGCATACCGATTACTGTCTTGGATACAGCTGGCATTCGTGATACCGACGACCTAGTGGAACAAATGGGTATGGAACGATCGCGTAAAGTTGCCCAACAAGCAGATTTAGTCTTGCTAGTCATTGATGTCAGTGTAGGATGGACACCTGAAGACCAAAAGATATATGAACTAGTAAAAGAAAAACCGATCGTTTTAATCCGCAACAAGACCGACCTGGGAGAAAAAGACAACATCCCTGCCCTTGACATTCTTGCTTCTGTTAGAACTGCCGTTGCCCAAGGAGAAGGCATCTGGGAATTGGAATCCACCATCCTCAAAATCCTCAATGCCCAGCAGATACAAGCACAAAACCTGGACTTTGCCATCAATCAACGACAGGCAGAGTGTCTTTATCGGGTAGTTGAGAGTTTAGAGCGAGTAGAAGAGGCAATCCACCAAGGACTGCCCCTCGATTTTTGGACGATCGACCTGCGGGCTGCCATCCGTGCCGTGGGGGAAATTACTGGGGAAGAAATTACAGAATCTCTCCTTGAGCAAATCTTCAGTCGTTTCTGCATTGGTAAGTAG
- a CDS encoding 2OG-Fe(II) oxygenase, giving the protein MPLLVGDPAPWFKCECTTNPNYNFDTVAGRYVVLSFFGSTTLPQVPPLLRFIYQDLRPRFDDSNLCFFGVSIDPQDKEQHRVTQIIPGIRFFWDFNLEVSKRYGAVRAEEGAGFVFQPFTLVLDPNLRVLANIPINENHNLILDNVLKSLPPIDDYAQVPLTAPILIVPRVFEPEFCRELIRLYQTHGGSESGFMREKDGKTIGVQDYSFKRRKDYEIQSEEIKAHFRACLVRRLVPEIAKAFNFHVTRIERFIVACYEGEVGGFFRPHRDNTTKGTAHRRFAVTINLNAEEYEGGDLRFPEYGSRTYRAPTGGCVVFSCSILHEATPVTKGVRYATLPFLYDEAAAKIREMNRQFLSGEIVDLNQQKTLQT; this is encoded by the coding sequence ATGCCGCTATTGGTAGGTGATCCTGCTCCCTGGTTTAAGTGTGAATGCACGACTAATCCCAACTATAACTTTGACACAGTGGCGGGGCGTTATGTTGTCCTTTCTTTCTTTGGGTCTACAACTTTGCCCCAGGTGCCCCCTCTGCTTAGATTTATTTATCAAGACCTGCGCCCCCGTTTCGATGATTCTAACCTGTGTTTCTTCGGCGTGAGCATTGACCCCCAGGACAAGGAGCAACATCGAGTCACTCAAATAATCCCTGGCATTCGCTTTTTCTGGGACTTTAACTTGGAAGTTAGTAAGCGCTATGGTGCAGTCAGGGCAGAAGAAGGTGCGGGTTTCGTATTTCAACCTTTCACTCTCGTCCTTGATCCCAATCTGCGGGTATTAGCAAATATTCCCATCAATGAAAATCACAATCTTATTCTTGATAACGTCCTTAAGAGTTTGCCCCCGATCGATGACTATGCCCAGGTACCTTTGACTGCCCCTATACTGATTGTACCCCGTGTGTTTGAACCAGAATTTTGTCGAGAGTTAATTCGTCTTTATCAGACCCATGGCGGGAGTGAATCGGGATTTATGCGGGAGAAAGACGGTAAAACGATCGGAGTTCAGGACTATTCCTTCAAACGGCGGAAAGACTATGAAATTCAATCGGAAGAGATTAAAGCCCATTTTCGTGCTTGTTTAGTTAGACGGTTGGTACCAGAAATTGCCAAAGCCTTTAACTTCCATGTTACTCGTATCGAGCGTTTTATCGTAGCTTGTTATGAAGGGGAAGTGGGGGGCTTTTTCCGTCCTCACCGCGATAACACAACTAAGGGGACAGCCCATCGCCGCTTTGCTGTGACGATCAACTTAAATGCCGAAGAGTATGAGGGGGGGGATTTACGGTTTCCTGAGTACGGCAGTCGCACCTATCGTGCACCAACGGGAGGCTGCGTTGTTTTTTCCTGCTCCATTTTGCATGAGGCAACACCTGTAACCAAAGGGGTGAGATATGCTACGCTGCCTTTCCTTTACGATGAAGCTGCTGCCAAAATTCGGGAAATGAATCGCCAGTTTTTATCGGGGGAAATTGTTGACCTCAATCAACAGAAAACCCTGCAAACTTGA
- a CDS encoding EAL domain-containing protein has translation MSTFEGVVLPEMIESAIINGEMSLVFQVQSCLSTNSLFGVEALTRWRAPNVGRIDTSKMIRALESSSLSLVRQFHEWLLQEAFGYISLWQEIGIRVPIYINFSSRYLQCKESLHYILYLVQEYKIDPHYLGIELTETAPITDREEIFFVLHHLHLLGVKIVLDDFCTSYCSLEYLCDFPVDVIKLDKTFTKGLVDPSPDRRAAITTILHHVTTMAHNLGIAVLAEGVETIEELAAVTELGCDAYQGYLLSPPVPAPLARIMLTDQARSGLNRFPLRTA, from the coding sequence ATGAGTACTTTTGAGGGAGTGGTATTGCCAGAAATGATTGAGAGTGCCATCATTAATGGCGAAATGAGTTTAGTGTTTCAGGTACAGAGTTGTCTGAGTACAAATAGTTTATTTGGTGTAGAAGCTCTAACTCGTTGGCGAGCACCTAATGTAGGAAGAATTGATACTAGTAAAATGATTAGGGCGCTGGAGAGTAGCAGTTTATCCTTAGTAAGACAGTTCCATGAGTGGCTACTACAGGAAGCCTTCGGTTACATATCCCTATGGCAAGAAATTGGTATAAGAGTGCCAATTTACATCAATTTTTCTAGTCGCTACCTCCAGTGCAAGGAATCACTGCATTACATTCTCTACTTAGTCCAGGAATATAAGATTGACCCCCATTATCTAGGAATTGAACTGACAGAAACTGCTCCAATTACCGATCGGGAGGAAATCTTTTTTGTTCTACACCATCTCCATCTTCTAGGTGTTAAAATTGTCCTCGATGATTTCTGCACTTCCTACTGCTCTCTAGAATATCTCTGTGATTTCCCTGTGGATGTTATTAAACTAGATAAAACTTTTACCAAAGGTTTAGTAGACCCTTCCCCTGACCGACGGGCTGCTATTACTACAATCTTGCATCATGTGACCACGATGGCACATAATTTAGGGATAGCTGTTTTAGCGGAGGGTGTGGAAACGATCGAGGAATTGGCAGCCGTAACTGAACTGGGCTGTGATGCTTACCAGGGTTATTTGCTAAGTCCCCCTGTGCCTGCTCCCCTTGCTCGTATTATGCTTACTGACCAAGCTAGAAGTGGATTGAATAGATTTCCTCTCCGCACTGCCTAG
- the uvrB gene encoding excinuclease ABC subunit UvrB encodes MARFNIQAPWAPTADQPKAIAQLLEGLRRGYRYQTLLGATGTGKTMTIAHVIAQYQRPTLVLAPNKTLAAQLCNELRQFFPHNAVEYFISYYDYYQPEAYIPVTDTYIAKSASINDEIDMLRHSATRSLFEREDVIVVASVSCIYGLGIPEEYLNAAIPLRVGTEVNQRELLLALAEVQYDRNDIEMGRGKFRVKGDILEIGPAYDDRIIRVEFFGDEIEAIRYLDPLTGETLASLEAVNIYPARHFVTPKERLEAACQQIEQELEERLAELIQANKLVEAQRLEQRTRYDLELLRTVGYCNGIENYSRHLAGRKPGSPPACLVNYFPRDWLLVVDESHVTIPQLRGMYNGDRSRKLTLIEHGFRLPSAADNRPLQAEEFWELVEKCIFVSATPGDWELEVSQQVVEQIIRPTGVLDPEIFVRPTTGQVDDLLGEIKLRVQRKERVLITTLTKRMAEDLTTYLQERNIAVHYLHSDVKPIERIEILQALRNGDFDVLIGVNLLREGLDLPEVSLVAILDADKEGFLRAERSLIQTIGRAARNVNGQVIMYADRLTESMEKAINETARRRALQIEYNKKHGITPQPIVKRSSNAILEFLSISRRLNEQQVEYLANHSQELSLDELPELIEKLEAEMKEAARRQAYEQAAVLRDRIKKLRDRLLHRS; translated from the coding sequence ATGGCGCGGTTTAATATCCAAGCTCCCTGGGCACCCACAGCCGACCAACCCAAAGCGATCGCTCAGTTGTTAGAGGGTTTACGCAGAGGTTATCGTTATCAGACTTTGTTAGGAGCAACGGGCACAGGCAAAACCATGACGATCGCCCATGTAATCGCCCAGTATCAACGCCCGACTTTAGTATTAGCGCCCAACAAAACCCTGGCTGCCCAACTGTGTAATGAGTTAAGACAATTTTTCCCCCACAATGCTGTTGAGTATTTCATCAGTTATTACGATTATTATCAGCCCGAAGCCTACATCCCTGTCACTGATACTTACATTGCCAAAAGTGCCTCTATTAACGACGAGATTGATATGCTCAGGCACTCTGCTACCCGATCGTTATTTGAGCGAGAAGATGTGATAGTAGTTGCCTCTGTGAGTTGCATTTATGGTTTAGGTATCCCTGAAGAATACTTAAATGCGGCAATTCCTCTACGCGTGGGTACAGAGGTCAATCAACGGGAATTACTCCTCGCATTAGCAGAAGTACAATATGACCGCAATGACATAGAAATGGGCAGGGGTAAATTTCGTGTGAAGGGGGATATCTTGGAAATTGGACCCGCCTATGACGATCGGATTATTCGTGTAGAATTCTTTGGTGATGAAATTGAAGCAATCCGTTATCTTGATCCACTGACGGGGGAAACTTTAGCAAGCTTAGAGGCGGTCAATATCTATCCTGCCCGTCACTTTGTCACCCCTAAAGAAAGACTAGAAGCAGCTTGCCAACAGATTGAACAGGAACTAGAAGAACGGTTAGCAGAGTTAATCCAAGCTAATAAATTAGTAGAAGCCCAACGCCTCGAGCAACGTACACGCTATGATTTAGAGTTACTCAGAACAGTGGGCTATTGCAACGGTATTGAAAACTATTCCCGCCATTTAGCCGGGCGAAAACCAGGTAGCCCCCCCGCTTGTTTAGTCAACTATTTTCCCAGGGACTGGCTACTAGTTGTGGATGAATCCCATGTCACCATACCGCAATTACGGGGCATGTACAATGGCGATCGATCGCGCAAGTTGACTTTAATAGAACATGGTTTTCGTCTACCCAGTGCAGCGGATAATCGCCCTCTCCAAGCAGAAGAGTTTTGGGAATTAGTAGAGAAATGTATCTTTGTTTCTGCTACGCCCGGTGATTGGGAATTAGAAGTATCCCAGCAAGTTGTAGAACAAATTATTAGACCAACAGGTGTCCTTGACCCCGAAATATTTGTCCGCCCTACCACAGGACAGGTGGATGATTTGTTAGGAGAAATAAAGCTACGGGTGCAAAGAAAAGAGCGGGTTTTAATCACTACGTTAACTAAGCGCATGGCAGAGGATTTAACTACCTACCTACAGGAACGAAATATTGCGGTGCACTATCTCCATTCCGATGTGAAACCGATCGAAAGAATTGAAATCCTGCAAGCCCTTAGAAACGGTGACTTTGATGTTTTAATTGGTGTCAATTTACTAAGAGAAGGTTTGGACTTACCCGAAGTATCCTTGGTTGCCATTTTAGATGCCGATAAAGAGGGATTTCTGCGAGCGGAACGATCGTTAATTCAAACCATTGGTCGGGCAGCCCGCAATGTCAATGGACAAGTCATTATGTACGCCGATCGTTTGACAGAGAGCATGGAAAAAGCTATTAATGAAACTGCCCGCCGCCGCGCCTTGCAGATAGAGTACAACAAAAAGCACGGTATTACACCCCAGCCGATAGTCAAACGATCGAGTAATGCCATCTTGGAATTCTTGTCGATCTCTCGGCGTTTGAACGAACAACAAGTTGAATATCTGGCAAATCACAGCCAAGAACTTAGTCTCGATGAACTACCCGAACTGATAGAAAAGCTGGAAGCAGAAATGAAAGAAGCTGCCCGCCGACAAGCCTATGAACAAGCCGCAGTCCTGCGCGATCGGATTAAAAAATTGAGAGACCGCCTTTTACATCGTTCTTAA
- a CDS encoding Rieske 2Fe-2S domain-containing protein — translation MIGGTNPDVFDCYEAWYPVAYERDLDKGKPQSFTLLGQPLVIWWDGQWRVFADRCPHRLASLSEGRINEEGYLECPYHGWSFNGKGDCQRIPQQPEGGAAHHSQRACAQVYAAAVKQGLLFVYGKPGIEANPVEIPVVPAITEAETDPQEWVCLDTFRDLPYDAFTLLENVLDSSHLPFTHHRSVGNRANAAPMELKILESNRAGFVGFWAEGPRKGQLGSQTTYFVAPNLMWHDLTSQQFGRTLTVVYATPIDKGRCRLFARFPFKFSTKIPRLIFRLTPLWLSHLGQNGVLEDDQIFLHHQERYLEAMGGSANVGRAFYLPTKADLFILEFHQWLHHYQVDPFPGKKLPPPLPREQLLDRYYSHTQHCASCRSALHQIERLRHLSVGLAGIGLVCVVFNWQTVGALVGLLAGASWLGLSVVRRKFYQGREIPPRNLS, via the coding sequence ATGATAGGCGGCACAAACCCCGACGTATTTGACTGCTACGAGGCATGGTATCCTGTTGCCTATGAACGGGACTTGGATAAGGGCAAGCCCCAGAGTTTTACCCTACTGGGTCAACCCCTCGTGATTTGGTGGGATGGTCAGTGGCGGGTGTTTGCCGATCGGTGTCCCCATCGTCTTGCCAGTCTCTCGGAGGGGAGAATCAATGAAGAGGGCTACTTGGAGTGCCCCTATCACGGCTGGTCTTTCAACGGCAAGGGAGATTGTCAGAGAATTCCCCAGCAACCAGAGGGTGGCGCTGCCCATCATTCCCAGCGGGCTTGTGCTCAAGTGTATGCAGCAGCAGTCAAGCAGGGATTGTTATTTGTCTATGGTAAGCCAGGGATAGAAGCAAATCCAGTAGAAATTCCTGTTGTACCGGCGATCACTGAGGCGGAAACTGACCCCCAAGAGTGGGTCTGTCTGGATACTTTTCGGGACTTGCCCTACGATGCTTTCACTCTGCTGGAGAATGTCCTAGATTCCAGTCATTTGCCTTTCACCCATCACCGATCGGTAGGCAATCGTGCCAATGCTGCTCCTATGGAGTTGAAGATTTTGGAGTCCAATCGCGCAGGGTTTGTCGGTTTTTGGGCGGAAGGACCCCGCAAAGGCCAGTTGGGCAGTCAAACCACCTATTTTGTTGCCCCCAATCTAATGTGGCATGACCTCACTTCCCAACAATTTGGACGCACCTTGACGGTTGTCTATGCTACTCCCATCGACAAAGGCAGATGCCGTCTATTTGCCCGCTTTCCCTTCAAGTTTTCCACCAAAATTCCCCGCTTAATTTTTCGCCTAACCCCCCTCTGGCTGTCTCACCTGGGACAAAATGGGGTTTTAGAAGATGACCAAATCTTCTTACATCACCAGGAACGCTACCTGGAAGCAATGGGGGGTAGTGCCAATGTGGGACGGGCGTTTTATCTGCCGACAAAGGCTGATTTATTTATCTTAGAATTCCATCAGTGGTTACATCACTACCAAGTTGATCCCTTCCCTGGGAAAAAATTACCCCCCCCTCTCCCCAGGGAACAACTCCTCGATCGGTATTACTCCCATACCCAGCACTGTGCTAGTTGTCGGAGTGCGTTGCACCAGATTGAACGGTTACGCCATCTGTCTGTAGGACTAGCGGGCATAGGGTTAGTTTGTGTAGTATTTAACTGGCAGACAGTAGGAGCCCTAGTTGGGTTATTGGCGGGGGCAAGCTGGCTGGGGTTGAGCGTTGTGCGTCGCAAATTCTATCAAGGGCGAGAGATTCCCCCGCGCAATCTATCCTAG
- the arsC gene encoding arsenate reductase, glutathione/glutaredoxin type yields MKKVMFVCKKNSRRSQMAEGFAKALAKDRVEVVSAGLEASFIDPKTIAVMAEVGIDISQQNSKPLSDFQPTDFDAVISLCGCGVNLPPAWVTRDIFEDWQLEDPEGKDLDTYRRVRDEVKARVENLLGRLG; encoded by the coding sequence ATGAAAAAAGTGATGTTTGTCTGTAAGAAAAATTCCCGCCGCTCCCAAATGGCAGAGGGGTTTGCCAAAGCCCTTGCTAAGGATCGAGTAGAGGTGGTCAGCGCTGGTTTGGAAGCTAGTTTTATTGACCCCAAAACGATCGCGGTGATGGCAGAAGTAGGCATTGATATTAGCCAGCAGAATTCTAAGCCCCTAAGCGATTTCCAACCCACTGATTTTGATGCGGTCATCTCTTTGTGTGGCTGTGGTGTCAATTTGCCGCCGGCATGGGTGACTAGGGATATTTTTGAGGATTGGCAGCTAGAAGACCCAGAGGGCAAAGACCTAGATACCTACAGGCGAGTGCGGGATGAAGTGAAAGCCAGGGTAGAAAATCTCCTGGGGCGACTAGGATAG